In Spirosoma aureum, a single genomic region encodes these proteins:
- a CDS encoding BamA/TamA family outer membrane protein produces MSLLCFRLLILLLISTLSTLSGEVWAQSDSLTLPVQALKSKDPKTRHTLILPLVARSIETDWSVGVAGSFTFRFNRFDTVTRTSNTQALVLYSLRQQFITAINGTTYFPGERYILNHQLSYSYFPDKFWGLGKIAPDHNEEPYTFRQYYVYLHLQRKLKERFFGGFLYEYQRLLAVDHIAGGLFDQQHVAGRDPYHISGAGLSLTYDTRNNAFAPDQGSLMQVFFNHFTPWLGSSFRYTAYVIDLRRFMRLYRDQVLAVQAYAQFNAGDVPLRSLASFGGSNSMRGFYDGRFRSKNQLVLQAEYRVPIIWRLGAVGFAGLGNVGDHLRDLNFQELKFSYGGGLRVALNRKERLNLRVDYGWGFGESTSHGLYFQLGEAF; encoded by the coding sequence GTGTCTTTACTCTGTTTCAGGCTCCTGATCCTTTTGTTAATCAGCACGTTATCCACCCTTTCAGGTGAAGTTTGGGCTCAATCAGACAGCCTTACTTTACCGGTTCAGGCTCTCAAATCAAAAGACCCCAAAACGCGCCATACCCTAATTTTACCATTAGTCGCTCGATCAATCGAGACAGATTGGTCGGTGGGTGTAGCTGGTTCATTCACCTTCCGATTCAATCGATTCGATACGGTCACTCGAACCTCTAACACACAAGCGCTGGTTTTATACTCACTTCGTCAACAATTTATTACAGCCATAAACGGAACGACTTATTTTCCGGGAGAACGCTATATCTTAAATCACCAGCTGTCGTACAGTTACTTCCCCGATAAGTTCTGGGGACTGGGAAAAATCGCTCCTGATCACAATGAAGAACCGTACACGTTCCGGCAATATTATGTGTATCTGCACTTACAACGCAAGCTAAAAGAACGTTTTTTTGGTGGCTTTCTTTATGAATACCAGCGGCTCCTGGCTGTCGATCATATAGCCGGTGGCCTGTTCGACCAGCAGCACGTAGCCGGGCGTGATCCGTATCATATTTCCGGTGCCGGACTTAGCCTCACTTACGACACGCGCAACAATGCCTTCGCGCCCGACCAGGGATCGCTGATGCAGGTATTTTTCAATCATTTTACACCCTGGCTAGGCTCCAGTTTCCGGTATACCGCCTATGTCATCGACCTGCGTCGATTTATGCGCCTATACCGCGATCAGGTGCTGGCCGTGCAGGCTTATGCGCAATTTAATGCGGGCGATGTACCGCTTCGCAGTCTGGCCAGTTTTGGCGGCTCCAACAGTATGCGTGGTTTTTATGACGGTCGCTTTCGGAGTAAAAACCAGCTTGTTTTACAGGCCGAATATCGCGTACCGATCATCTGGCGACTGGGGGCCGTCGGTTTCGCGGGTCTTGGCAACGTGGGCGACCATCTGCGTGATCTGAATTTTCAGGAGCTTAAATTTTCCTATGGAGGTGGCCTTCGCGTGGCTCTGAACCGAAAAGAACGGCTTAATTTACGCGTTGACTATGGCTGGGGATTTGGCGAAAGCACTTCTCATGGTCTTTATTTTCAATTGGGCGAAGCCTTCTGA
- a CDS encoding phosphatase PAP2-related protein: MSILSPNPTGDLVWQAAWRSSVFRWKFIIGLICTLALLFTFPVFFQTIERHTGPVLNDWVLNQLPPRDVSLWIFLIIWATALLLLIRARFSPAVFMMFVYGYIVVSLSRMLSINLFPLNPPIGLIPLIDPLSNAFYGKTYITKDLFYSGHTSSIFLMFLCLRRWWDRLFAFVGSLLVGALLLVQHVHYTIDVLGAFVFTYPLYWLGKRIALSGWNNVSEPVDQKASPN; encoded by the coding sequence ATGTCGATACTTTCACCTAATCCGACCGGCGACCTGGTCTGGCAAGCGGCCTGGCGATCTTCCGTATTTCGTTGGAAATTTATAATTGGACTGATCTGCACGCTTGCCTTGCTGTTTACATTTCCAGTCTTTTTTCAGACCATCGAGCGGCACACAGGCCCCGTATTAAACGACTGGGTACTCAATCAGCTCCCTCCGCGCGATGTATCGCTGTGGATTTTTTTGATCATCTGGGCTACGGCTTTACTCTTACTCATTCGTGCCCGGTTTAGTCCGGCCGTATTCATGATGTTTGTGTATGGCTATATCGTTGTCAGTCTGTCACGGATGCTAAGCATAAACTTATTTCCGCTTAATCCGCCCATTGGCCTGATTCCGCTTATTGATCCGCTCAGCAATGCGTTTTACGGCAAGACATACATCACCAAAGACCTGTTTTATTCCGGACATACATCGTCCATCTTTCTGATGTTCCTATGCCTTCGTCGCTGGTGGGATCGGCTGTTTGCCTTTGTTGGGTCACTGCTTGTGGGTGCACTGTTATTGGTGCAGCATGTTCATTACACAATCGATGTGCTGGGTGCGTTTGTGTTCACATATCCATTGTATTGGCTGGGCAAACGGATCGCGCTAAGCGGGTGGAATAATGTAAGCGAGCCCGTGGATCAGAAGGCTTCGCCCAATTGA
- a CDS encoding NADAR family protein: protein MNWLLEKCEQSARLKYLFFWGHQPRKDGRIGEACFSQWWVAPFDVNGVQYRSAEHYMMAEKARLFDDTDVLEQILSCQSPAEAKKLGRLVRNFDPAVWDSTCVAIVVAANEYKFSQHPDLKAFLLNTGERVLVEASPVDPIWGIGLAKDHPDCETPQKWPGKNQLGFALMEVRDRLRTGHLQAEYV, encoded by the coding sequence ATGAACTGGCTGCTGGAGAAGTGCGAGCAATCAGCACGGCTTAAATACCTATTTTTCTGGGGGCATCAACCACGTAAAGACGGACGAATAGGAGAGGCCTGCTTTAGCCAGTGGTGGGTCGCTCCGTTTGACGTAAATGGAGTACAGTATCGTTCGGCTGAGCATTACATGATGGCTGAGAAAGCGAGATTATTCGATGATACCGACGTTCTGGAGCAAATTCTAAGCTGTCAGTCGCCAGCTGAGGCCAAAAAATTAGGCCGTCTGGTTCGAAATTTCGACCCGGCCGTTTGGGATTCGACATGCGTGGCAATCGTTGTTGCGGCCAATGAGTATAAATTTTCGCAACACCCAGACCTGAAGGCTTTTTTGTTAAATACGGGGGAGCGGGTTCTGGTCGAAGCCAGCCCTGTTGACCCAATCTGGGGAATTGGCTTAGCCAAAGACCACCCTGATTGCGAAACACCACAGAAATGGCCTGGGAAAAATCAGCTTGGATTTGCGTTAATGGAGGTTCGGGATCGATTAAGAACAGGGCATCTACAAGCTGAATACGTTTGA
- a CDS encoding complex I subunit 1/NuoH family protein, whose amino-acid sequence MLALPIFLAIASGFVVVGVYTERKVSAFMQDRLGPMETGKWGLLQLFADLLKLLQKEDIVPTAADRRLFLLAPAVIFASVFAGFAVLPLTPDLQGSNAAVGVFYLMAIVSFDVVGILMAGWGSNNKYSLFGAMRSVAQIISYEIPLGLTILSVVMICQTLNLQEISFQQGIFTHETNYLFGLKSTGIDVTGWGGIFSWNIVRNPFLLVAYVVFFICTLAESNRAPFDLPEGESEIVGGFHTEYSGMRFALLYLSEYAMMLLVSFLGAVLFLGSWNTPLPNIGPVRLADWTSGAPGTVWGNLTAAFWLLSKVFLAVLLQMWVRWTFPRVRVDQMMFLCWKVLTPVGLLLLLISGIWRLLMV is encoded by the coding sequence ATGCTGGCTCTCCCCATTTTTCTTGCCATAGCGTCCGGCTTTGTAGTTGTCGGCGTATACACAGAGCGGAAAGTATCCGCGTTCATGCAGGACCGTCTTGGCCCCATGGAAACGGGTAAGTGGGGTTTGCTCCAGTTGTTTGCCGATCTGCTGAAACTGCTACAGAAAGAAGATATCGTGCCAACAGCGGCCGATCGTCGGCTTTTTCTGCTGGCCCCGGCGGTCATCTTTGCCTCAGTGTTTGCCGGTTTTGCCGTACTGCCGCTTACGCCCGATTTACAAGGGTCCAATGCGGCCGTTGGAGTGTTTTATCTGATGGCCATCGTTTCGTTCGATGTTGTCGGTATCCTGATGGCTGGCTGGGGTTCCAATAACAAGTACTCGCTCTTTGGGGCCATGCGGTCGGTGGCACAGATTATCTCCTACGAAATTCCGCTGGGGCTAACGATTCTCAGTGTGGTGATGATCTGTCAGACGCTTAACCTACAGGAGATCAGTTTTCAGCAAGGCATATTCACGCACGAAACGAATTATCTCTTTGGTCTGAAATCAACGGGTATCGACGTAACGGGCTGGGGCGGTATTTTTTCCTGGAACATCGTCCGAAACCCGTTTTTACTGGTAGCTTATGTTGTGTTTTTTATCTGCACACTGGCCGAATCCAACCGGGCGCCCTTCGATTTGCCCGAAGGCGAATCAGAGATTGTTGGCGGCTTTCATACCGAATATTCGGGAATGCGTTTTGCGCTGCTCTATCTCTCCGAATATGCCATGATGTTGCTGGTATCATTCCTGGGCGCGGTATTGTTTCTGGGTAGCTGGAACACGCCCTTACCCAACATTGGGCCGGTTCGGCTGGCTGACTGGACAAGCGGTGCCCCCGGTACGGTTTGGGGAAATCTGACCGCTGCTTTCTGGTTGCTTTCTAAAGTATTTCTGGCTGTACTGTTGCAGATGTGGGTTCGCTGGACATTCCCGCGCGTTCGGGTCGATCAGATGATGTTTCTGTGCTGGAAAGTGTTGACGCCGGTTGGATTGTTGTTGCTCTTGATTTCAGGGATTTGGCGACTGCTGATGGTGTAA
- the asnS gene encoding asparagine--tRNA ligase codes for MSYLPIQQVLKTLPVGTDVTIKGWVRTKRESKNAVFIALNDGSTINNIQAVAEAGQLSEDTLKLITTGACIAVTGPLVESQGAGQAVEVKIVTVQVYGPADPDKYPLQPKRHSLEFLREIAHLRPRTNTFSAILRIRHALAFAVHKYFNDNGFYYLNTPIITASDAEGAGEMFRVTTLDATKPPLTEEGKVDYSQDFFGRETNLTVSGQLEGELGAMALGKIYTFGPTFRAENSNTTRHLAEFWMIEPEMAFYELEDNMNLAEDFVKTVIRYALQHCADDLAFLDNRLKEEEKTKKKEEQSELGLLEKLQFVISNEFVRLTYTEAIEILVNSKPAKKGQFQYEVSWGVDLQSEHERYLVEKHFKKPVILTNYPREIKAFYMKQDEDGKTVRAMDVLFPGIGEIIGGSQREDDFDKLVARMHEVGIEPEALWWYLDTRRFGSAPHAGFGLGFERLVLFVTGMGNIRDVIPFPRAPKTAEF; via the coding sequence ATGAGTTATTTACCCATTCAGCAAGTTTTAAAAACATTACCCGTTGGCACTGATGTGACCATCAAGGGTTGGGTCCGCACCAAGCGCGAAAGTAAAAACGCCGTATTTATTGCGCTCAACGACGGCTCAACGATTAATAATATACAGGCAGTTGCTGAGGCAGGTCAGCTCTCTGAAGACACGCTGAAACTCATCACAACTGGCGCTTGTATAGCCGTTACTGGTCCGTTAGTTGAGTCGCAGGGAGCAGGGCAGGCTGTTGAGGTCAAAATCGTTACTGTTCAGGTTTATGGCCCGGCCGATCCTGACAAGTACCCATTGCAGCCCAAGCGACACTCGCTGGAGTTTCTGCGAGAAATAGCTCACCTGCGTCCACGCACGAATACTTTTAGTGCGATTCTGCGCATTCGCCATGCGCTGGCTTTTGCCGTGCACAAGTATTTCAACGACAATGGGTTTTATTACCTCAATACGCCCATCATAACCGCTTCTGACGCAGAAGGCGCGGGCGAAATGTTTCGCGTTACAACGCTTGACGCCACCAAACCGCCCCTAACCGAAGAGGGAAAGGTTGATTACAGTCAGGACTTTTTTGGTCGTGAAACCAACTTAACGGTTTCGGGCCAGCTGGAGGGCGAACTGGGCGCCATGGCGTTGGGTAAGATTTATACGTTCGGTCCGACGTTCCGGGCTGAGAACTCCAACACCACGCGGCACCTGGCCGAATTCTGGATGATTGAGCCGGAGATGGCCTTCTACGAGCTGGAAGACAACATGAATCTGGCCGAAGATTTTGTTAAGACGGTTATTCGGTACGCCCTTCAACACTGCGCCGACGATCTGGCTTTTCTGGACAACCGCCTGAAAGAGGAAGAGAAAACCAAAAAGAAGGAAGAGCAAAGCGAACTGGGATTGCTGGAAAAACTCCAGTTCGTGATCAGCAATGAATTTGTCCGGCTTACCTATACGGAAGCTATTGAGATTCTGGTGAATTCAAAGCCTGCCAAAAAGGGCCAGTTCCAGTATGAAGTTAGCTGGGGTGTCGATCTACAGTCAGAACATGAACGGTATCTGGTGGAGAAGCATTTCAAAAAGCCGGTTATTCTGACGAATTATCCGCGTGAGATCAAGGCATTCTACATGAAGCAGGATGAGGATGGTAAGACGGTTCGGGCTATGGATGTGCTCTTTCCGGGCATTGGCGAAATAATCGGCGGTTCGCAGCGCGAAGATGATTTCGATAAGCTCGTTGCCCGGATGCATGAAGTAGGTATCGAGCCAGAAGCCTTATGGTGGTATCTGGATACGCGCCGGTTCGGTTCGGCACCACACGCGGGCTTTGGCCTTGGTTTCGAACGATTGGTGCTTTTCGTAACAGGCATGGGCAATATCCGTGATGTAATTCCATTTCCACGCGCTCCGAAAACTGCTGAGTTTTAA
- a CDS encoding SixA phosphatase family protein gives MPLTLYIVRHAKAEDRSLFMTDHSRELTSDGIMAAARIGRYLHTKGVHPEVIISSTAPRARDTAKVVAEQLGFDQSQIQLDDKLYEGGPKAYLAAINALPEGPLSSMIVGHNPDVSYFAEFLTHQSVGSMSKGAVIAVTFDGISWAEVSGRTGSIGFEIAPKQLPKDL, from the coding sequence ATGCCCCTTACACTTTATATTGTTCGGCACGCCAAAGCCGAGGATCGATCTCTTTTCATGACCGATCATAGCCGTGAATTAACTTCCGATGGTATTATGGCGGCTGCCCGTATCGGTCGTTATCTGCATACGAAAGGCGTTCACCCCGAAGTAATTATCAGCAGCACAGCGCCACGCGCCAGAGATACCGCTAAAGTTGTTGCCGAGCAGCTTGGCTTTGATCAATCACAGATCCAGTTGGACGATAAATTATATGAAGGAGGTCCTAAAGCGTACCTTGCTGCTATAAACGCCTTGCCCGAGGGGCCACTGTCGTCAATGATTGTCGGGCATAATCCTGATGTATCTTACTTCGCCGAATTTCTGACTCACCAAAGTGTTGGTTCTATGAGCAAGGGAGCCGTAATAGCTGTTACCTTTGATGGCATTAGCTGGGCTGAGGTATCGGGTCGAACGGGCAGCATAGGCTTCGAGATAGCTCCCAAGCAGCTTCCAAAAGATTTGTGA
- the gloA2 gene encoding SMU1112c/YaeR family gloxylase I-like metalloprotein, which yields MLNLAAVHHIAIICSDYETSKRFYTEILGLTILGEVYRSERQSYKLDLALNGQYLIELFSFPSPPKRPSQPEAAGLRHLAFAVDNLDTAIAHLTQQGVVTEPVRIDEHTGRRFTFFADPDGLPLELYEEPKS from the coding sequence ATGCTAAACTTAGCTGCCGTACACCATATTGCTATTATTTGCTCGGACTACGAAACGTCCAAACGATTTTACACCGAAATACTAGGACTAACGATTCTGGGAGAGGTATATCGTTCTGAGCGGCAATCGTACAAGCTTGATCTAGCCCTTAATGGCCAGTATCTGATTGAGCTGTTTTCGTTTCCGAGTCCGCCCAAACGCCCTTCCCAACCCGAAGCTGCTGGCCTGAGACATCTGGCCTTTGCCGTCGACAATCTCGATACGGCCATCGCACACCTGACTCAGCAGGGCGTAGTGACTGAACCTGTCCGAATTGATGAACACACGGGCCGTCGCTTTACTTTTTTTGCCGATCCAGACGGCTTGCCACTGGAACTGTATGAAGAGCCAAAGTCCTGA
- a CDS encoding RagB/SusD family nutrient uptake outer membrane protein, whose amino-acid sequence MKKRYLTLVLALGLLTTACEKEYLETSPTGSIDAGAAYSTTKNATAAINGIYRAMVVRYLSSQGHFGHPAMMIILDVMGEDVIIANTSNTWHLPETRWQAHRSETAVGNQLPYELYYRLIGNANIAIANIDNAAGAQSEKNQIKGEALGLRAFSYFNLVQLFGKRYNAAAKPNSQLGVPLVLTPTTEGLTRATVEDIYTQINKDLVDAAALLTSTRSYKSHINLEVIKGFQARVALTQQNWADAAKFAAEARKGYAPMSVAQYQDGFSDISNPEWIWGFDHLEDQSEFFGAFHSYISCNYNSTNIRVDPKQINSTLYDQIPATDVRSKMWVKTPTATNSVVPTGGVRVPYLNQKFRLPGTPSTSAMGDIPYMRSAEMYLIEAEAQARLGNATGAASVLFDLVSKRDPSYKLSTKTGTQLMDEILFNRRIELWGEGFRFTDLKRMNLPLNRNGANLSSAVVVLFDVPAGDNQWEFLIPRREINANKAIVQNPL is encoded by the coding sequence ATGAAAAAAAGATATTTGACGCTGGTATTGGCTCTGGGCCTGCTTACAACAGCGTGTGAAAAAGAATACTTAGAAACATCGCCTACCGGTAGTATCGATGCCGGAGCGGCCTATTCAACCACGAAAAACGCTACGGCGGCTATTAATGGCATATACCGGGCTATGGTCGTACGGTATTTAAGTTCACAGGGGCATTTTGGGCATCCGGCCATGATGATCATCCTGGACGTAATGGGCGAAGATGTCATAATTGCTAATACATCGAACACCTGGCACCTTCCCGAAACACGCTGGCAGGCACACCGCTCCGAAACAGCAGTAGGCAACCAGTTGCCTTACGAACTGTATTACCGACTGATCGGGAATGCCAATATCGCCATTGCGAATATCGATAATGCAGCGGGAGCCCAGTCGGAGAAAAATCAGATTAAGGGCGAAGCGCTGGGATTACGGGCTTTCTCGTATTTCAACCTGGTACAGCTTTTTGGGAAGCGATATAATGCCGCTGCAAAACCGAATAGCCAGCTTGGTGTACCGCTGGTGCTGACACCGACAACTGAAGGGTTGACCCGTGCGACTGTTGAGGACATCTATACGCAGATTAATAAGGATCTGGTCGATGCAGCTGCGCTCCTTACATCGACCCGTAGCTATAAGTCACACATCAACCTTGAGGTAATTAAAGGCTTTCAGGCCCGCGTAGCGCTCACCCAGCAAAACTGGGCAGATGCCGCCAAGTTTGCCGCTGAAGCCCGCAAGGGGTATGCGCCAATGAGTGTAGCCCAGTATCAGGATGGTTTTTCGGATATCAGCAATCCCGAATGGATCTGGGGATTCGATCACCTCGAAGATCAGTCGGAGTTTTTTGGTGCTTTTCACTCCTACATCTCCTGCAATTATAATTCCACAAACATCCGCGTAGATCCCAAACAGATTAACAGTACGCTGTATGATCAGATTCCAGCGACAGATGTGCGCTCGAAAATGTGGGTTAAAACACCTACAGCGACTAATTCGGTAGTACCGACGGGCGGAGTTCGGGTGCCTTACTTAAACCAGAAGTTCCGGTTGCCGGGTACACCATCGACGAGCGCTATGGGCGATATTCCCTATATGCGTTCTGCCGAAATGTACTTGATTGAGGCCGAAGCCCAGGCGCGCCTGGGGAATGCAACGGGTGCTGCCAGCGTATTATTTGATCTGGTTAGCAAACGTGATCCATCCTACAAACTATCGACCAAAACGGGTACTCAACTAATGGATGAGATTCTGTTTAATCGGCGTATTGAGCTGTGGGGTGAAGGGTTTCGGTTTACCGACCTGAAACGCATGAACCTTCCTCTGAACCGGAATGGAGCTAACCTGAGTAGCGCCGTAGTGGTTCTCTTCGACGTACCGGCGGGCGATAATCAGTGGGAGTTTTTGATTCCACGACGGGAAATAAATGCAAATAAGGCAATTGTACAGAACCCACTTTAG
- a CDS encoding SusC/RagA family TonB-linked outer membrane protein → MRKLLLCIWLLTACICLPVLAQEVTVSGRVSSSEDGTALPGVSVQLKGTTRGTTTDADGNYRLSAPATGRLVFSFIGFKSQEVAVGNQSTITISLSADAANLDEVIVTTFGTAKRTSFTGSAGTLSPTQFQDRGVSNIGQALSGAVSGVQTTASTGQPGASPDIRIRGFGSISSGNDPLYVVDGIPYSGNISNISPNDIESISVLKDAASTALYGSRAANGVVVVTTKKGQKDRSTINVRYTKGLSTRGLPEYDRVGVGEYYPLMWETYRNSIAYRATNPVPLATANADATSRLISLVGYNAYNVPDNQVVDVNGQMNPNAQLRFSADDLNWEKPIMRQGNRDELNVSFAGGQNKSDYFLSLSYLNDKGYLIRSDFERITGRLNINSQMKPWLRTGANLGVTLTKSNQADAGGTAGSTTFVNPFFFSRNIGPIYPVYAYDPNNPGQFLTLPNGNRRWDYGNLTALGLPARPQFGGRHSVAETVLNQNYFRRNVLSARGFAELSFLQDFKFTANIGTDITNYNGYTYGNPEIGDGAPAGRANHEFQNISSYNLNQLLNYNKSFGKNNFDVLLGHENFQVGDNNLEGSRSQQILDGNYELVNFTTTTNLASVAFMRRVEGFFSRINYDYDQKYFLSASVRRDGSSKFYRDTRWGNFYSVSGAWRLDQEDFLRAIPTINAMKLRASYGQTGNDGGGNTGQNAQDNTISYYAWQPLYGLGWNNASEAGILQTSLGNANLEWESSNAFDVALEFSLFKGRVSGTFEYFDRRSSNLIFAVPLPLSAGISTVTRNIGTMYNRGIEVELGLEPIRTKNFTWRLDLNATRIKNNITKMPDENPEIIDGTKKLAVGRSIYDYWLREFKGVNPANGEVEYRAANFVATNSRITEAGDTLTNSINNARFHYNGTAIPALSGGFTNTFRYKGLSLSALFVYQLGGKTYDGAYAALMSSGGYGSAKSTDILRRWRNPGDITDVPRMDAGRTGDFDAQSDRWLIDASYMNLRSVTLSYALPNTLARKLFLENAQVYVSGENLLILSGRKGMNVQQQFNGVTGNVFSPAKTLVLGVSFTL, encoded by the coding sequence ATGAGAAAACTTTTATTATGCATTTGGTTACTAACTGCGTGCATTTGTCTGCCTGTACTGGCTCAGGAGGTTACTGTGAGCGGTCGAGTTTCGTCTTCAGAAGACGGAACGGCATTGCCGGGAGTGAGTGTGCAATTGAAAGGAACAACCCGCGGCACAACCACCGACGCAGACGGGAACTATCGATTAAGTGCTCCAGCTACTGGTCGATTGGTATTCAGCTTCATTGGGTTTAAGTCGCAGGAAGTTGCGGTGGGCAATCAATCGACGATTACCATTAGTTTGTCGGCAGATGCGGCTAATCTGGATGAAGTCATTGTCACCACATTTGGTACCGCCAAACGGACATCATTTACCGGTTCGGCTGGTACGCTCTCACCCACTCAATTTCAAGACAGAGGAGTAAGCAACATTGGGCAGGCGCTTTCGGGGGCCGTATCAGGCGTTCAGACGACGGCCAGTACGGGCCAGCCCGGTGCCTCTCCTGATATTCGAATCCGGGGGTTTGGGTCAATTTCGTCAGGGAACGATCCACTGTATGTGGTCGATGGAATTCCCTATTCAGGTAATATTTCTAACATTAGTCCCAATGACATTGAGAGTATTTCTGTCCTGAAAGATGCTGCTTCAACGGCTTTGTATGGCTCTCGGGCCGCTAATGGTGTGGTTGTCGTAACGACGAAAAAAGGGCAGAAAGACCGGAGTACGATCAATGTTCGTTATACAAAAGGATTAAGTACACGCGGCTTGCCAGAGTATGACCGTGTTGGCGTAGGTGAATACTATCCGTTAATGTGGGAAACCTACAGGAATAGTATTGCTTACCGCGCAACTAACCCTGTACCATTGGCTACGGCAAACGCAGATGCAACAAGCCGATTGATCAGCCTGGTAGGCTACAACGCTTATAATGTGCCTGATAATCAGGTGGTCGACGTGAATGGCCAAATGAATCCGAATGCTCAGCTTCGGTTTTCGGCAGATGATCTGAACTGGGAAAAGCCGATCATGCGCCAGGGAAATCGGGATGAGCTGAACGTTAGCTTTGCGGGTGGACAGAACAAGTCTGATTATTTCCTGTCCCTGTCGTACCTGAATGATAAAGGGTATTTGATTCGCTCCGATTTCGAACGCATTACGGGCCGACTCAACATTAACTCCCAGATGAAGCCCTGGCTCCGGACGGGCGCTAATTTAGGCGTAACCCTGACAAAGTCGAATCAGGCCGATGCAGGCGGTACGGCTGGTAGCACTACCTTTGTTAACCCGTTCTTTTTCTCCCGCAACATCGGCCCGATTTATCCGGTCTATGCGTACGATCCGAACAATCCGGGCCAGTTTCTGACACTTCCCAATGGAAACAGACGCTGGGACTACGGTAACCTGACTGCTCTGGGATTACCAGCCCGACCTCAGTTTGGTGGCCGCCATTCGGTTGCCGAAACAGTTTTGAATCAGAACTATTTCCGCCGGAATGTACTCAGTGCCCGTGGCTTTGCTGAACTTTCCTTTCTACAGGATTTTAAATTCACCGCCAACATTGGTACCGATATTACCAATTACAACGGCTACACCTACGGAAACCCGGAAATTGGTGACGGAGCCCCGGCTGGTCGTGCTAACCATGAATTTCAAAACATTTCCAGTTATAACCTCAACCAACTGCTGAACTACAACAAGTCGTTCGGGAAAAATAACTTCGATGTTTTATTGGGGCATGAAAATTTCCAGGTGGGCGATAACAATCTGGAAGGGTCGCGCTCACAGCAGATTCTGGACGGTAACTATGAACTGGTTAACTTCACGACAACAACGAACCTGGCTTCGGTAGCCTTCATGCGCCGGGTAGAAGGTTTCTTTTCGCGGATCAATTACGATTACGACCAGAAATACTTTCTTTCAGCTTCGGTCCGGCGCGATGGGTCCAGTAAATTTTATCGGGATACTCGCTGGGGAAATTTCTATTCCGTCAGTGGTGCCTGGCGTTTAGATCAGGAGGATTTCCTGCGGGCAATCCCGACAATCAACGCCATGAAACTGAGAGCCTCCTACGGCCAGACAGGCAACGATGGTGGCGGGAATACAGGACAGAATGCGCAGGATAATACGATCAGTTACTATGCCTGGCAGCCCCTGTATGGTCTGGGATGGAACAATGCATCGGAGGCTGGTATTTTACAAACAAGCCTGGGCAATGCGAATCTGGAGTGGGAGTCAAGTAATGCGTTTGACGTAGCGCTTGAGTTCAGCTTATTTAAAGGCCGGGTGTCGGGTACATTCGAGTATTTCGATCGTCGGTCATCCAACCTGATTTTTGCCGTACCACTGCCTTTGTCCGCGGGTATATCAACCGTTACCCGGAATATTGGTACGATGTATAACCGGGGCATTGAAGTCGAATTGGGACTCGAACCGATCCGTACGAAGAATTTTACCTGGCGTTTGGATCTGAATGCTACCCGGATTAAGAATAACATCACCAAAATGCCGGACGAAAATCCAGAAATTATCGACGGAACCAAAAAACTTGCGGTCGGCCGATCAATCTACGATTACTGGCTGCGCGAATTTAAAGGAGTCAATCCAGCAAATGGTGAGGTTGAGTATCGGGCGGCCAATTTCGTAGCGACCAACTCCCGTATCACGGAAGCGGGTGATACACTCACCAATAGTATCAACAATGCTCGTTTCCATTACAACGGAACTGCTATTCCGGCTTTGTCGGGTGGCTTTACCAACACGTTTCGCTACAAAGGTCTTTCGCTGTCGGCGTTGTTCGTCTACCAGTTAGGCGGCAAAACGTACGATGGAGCGTATGCTGCCCTGATGAGTTCGGGCGGATATGGTAGTGCAAAATCTACCGACATCCTGAGACGGTGGCGCAATCCCGGCGACATTACGGATGTGCCACGTATGGACGCTGGCCGGACCGGTGATTTCGATGCCCAATCGGATCGCTGGCTGATCGACGCCAGTTACATGAACCTTCGTTCGGTAACACTGTCCTATGCGCTGCCCAATACACTGGCCCGTAAATTATTCCTGGAGAATGCTCAGGTTTATGTGAGTGGCGAAAACCTGCTTATCCTGTCGGGTCGGAAGGGGATGAACGTTCAGCAACAATTCAATGGCGTAACCGGTAACGTTTTCAGTCCGGCCAAGACCCTCGTACTGGGTGTTTCCTTTACACTTTAA